Part of the Vigna unguiculata cultivar IT97K-499-35 chromosome 3, ASM411807v1, whole genome shotgun sequence genome, GCCCCTCCTGAAAATTTTACCTTATACTCTGAAGCATTCATGtgaaaaataggaaaatataATATGCATacatattttcatctttttatttGGCCATACTTTTGAATATGCTTTAAAATATGGGTCTTGAATATGCTTCTTGATTTTGCAGGACTGAAAGTGCTTTGAAATTTGGATGGTTTTTCATGCTTTATCTGGTAAATAAATGGATTATACTTCTGCATAAGCTATGCTTCAAAAAATGGAAGAAATCTAATACTCTTCATTCCTTGTTTTCCTGACAGCTTCACATAGGATTCTGCATCTTAGCTGCAGTTGCTCCTCCAATAGTTTTCAAAGGCAAATCACTGACGTATGTCCACTTCGTATATGTTCTCTATTTTACACACCAATATTGCTCATATGACTTTATTTATGTTACAAGGAGACTAAGTATTCAATTTCTCTTTCCTTGTTGAGAAGAtagatttctttttttctttcccttGTCAGAAATAGGAGTAAATGACTAATCTACTGAAAAAGGACTTCAGAACATGCGCATCAATACCATCACCTTCCACTGGAATAACCTGATTTGAAATCTTTTAGAAACATGTTAGTTGGTTGGCTGATATTGAGAAGAAAATTAATGCATATTACCCATTAATAAGAGGACAAGTTAAGACTTGAGAATGATGATGGATTTGGGGCTTTGGGGCGTTGCTAAGTTTATATTTTAGGATTTAATGGGTGTGTTTCATTTCTCAAGATGCTGAAGTTGTTTTCAGTCTTTTAACCTAGTGGCTGACACTGTCTACTCATTGATACAGGGGTATTCTGTCTGCCATAGATGTGCTGGGCGACCATGCTTTGATTGGGGTAAGAgggtttttcataaattatttcttgttCCAAAAACATACTATTCAGTTATCAGAGTTGTATTTATACAAGTTACACCCTATgttaatttaagattttttcaGTGACATAATGCACCATCTTTTTGCAAATACTACAGAATGCAACCTAGACAACATGATGCTTCTGaatgattatttttcttatcatgtTTTTCTCCATTTGCCTTGCAGATTTTCTACTTCATCGGGTTTGGATTATTCTGCGTTGAAACGTTGATTAGCATTTGGGTTATTCAGGTCTGATTACACTTCCTGAAGTTTCAAATCATTTTAAGCACATGCACCCAACTTACCAACTCACTATTTCATTGTTTACCATACAGCAAGTATACATGTACTTCCGTGGCAGTGGTAAGGCTGCTGAGATGAAACGAGAGGCTGCTAGAGGAGCATTAAGGGCTGCTGTATGATTTATCAGTCTTGTGGAGAAGACAGTACGGATACATTATGGATCAATGTTGTATATTTAAGCCACACTCTTGAATTTGAACAAAACTAGTCCACTGAGAATGATTTTTGCTTACAcctgtaattttatttatttatttttatgttgtttaaCATGGTACCTATTTATGTGGTTTGTTAGTGTATATGCTGAGAGCATGGACATACTAGTGGCTGGTAGAAACATGCTATAATTTATTGAAGTTGATCCTCTATACAGTTTTTAAGTTTCACTTCTTATTCCAAAAGTTGAATTTTCATGCATGAGTTCTtcgttaaaattaaaaagatctAACTAAAATCATACTTTTAAACACGACTTGTTCAtcttattcatttaaaaaatttgacataAAAGTTACTCCATTTTTTTATGAGAATATATCGCAGCACTTTAGCACTTATGTTTCATTTGCAATGTGGAAAAAAAgtagtaattataatttataatacagCATGCAACATGGAAAAAAGTAGTAATTATAATACAACATGGAAAGATTATACATTATTCACATAATCACAGTCCATATATCCTATATACATGTAGCTTATTAGAACAGTCTCAAAGACAAGAAGAAACCCAGCTAGCATCAACTGCATCGATGATCTTTTCATGTAAAGTGGTTCCAGCACAAGCAACTATACCACGATCAAGGCTTTCCAAGTTTAAACCTTTTGAGAAGTCCAAGGGATGCCCCCTAGCATCTGTTACCATGCCTCCAGCCTCTTGTATGATGACAGAACCAGCAGCATGATCCCATATTTTTTCCTTATAACCAGCCCTTGCAAACTTCATGAAAACCTCAGCATGCCCACAAGCTATTGCCGCATATTTCATTATGTTTTGTACTCTTAGTGGCTGATTACTGCATAAAAATGATGAATACTAGTTACCTTATAAACTATGCTAGAAAATTTATGTTGTCTTTGGTGACATTTGTCAAATGATATTTCAGATATTTAATAGTAAGGAATGTGCTGCTAAACACAACACTTTTCATCTTGTTTGCATATTCTAAGAACCTCTTTATCCCTATACTGCAGTGTTAAATTAGCACAACAAAGAAAATCTGAACACAGAAAAAATTAAATGCGTTGGAATGGCATAAATCCTATGTTTGAGTGTCTAGAGAAACTACAGACATagaagtttaaaattttaaagacagAGGGAGACTGATACCGAAATAAAAACACACCTGAGACCAACACTCTGAGCCAATCCCTCAGTAAAAGTGTAGCTTGAATTGGCCTTTTCAATTGGTTGGCAGAAAGTAGCCAATGCTAGGTTGTCAACAGAAGAGACAGAAACTTGTTTTGCCTGGTTTGGCCACACATACTTCTTATTGACATGGAGCAGTGGTTGGATCCAAGCTTTCCTACTACCTCTCTTAGCATAAATTATACAACCTTTGTTCCAAGTTTCAGAGGTTGGAGGAGTCAACATAGATATCATCCTTTGATAGCTGAGATGATAGCTAAACCAATCCTTTCTCATAGGGTAGTTAGGGCAGCCAAGAACTCCAACCACCACTTCACCATCCTCTATCAGTGATAAACCTACAGCATATTGATCACCGCATGCAGACCCCATTTTGCCATCAAGAGGGCTAAGTGCCCAAAATCTTCCTGAAGGACTTCCAATTGAGTTACTGCAATTGATGATTTCAAGAACCTCTGAAGTTCCCAGAGCTGATTTTGGCTCCTCAACCCCAAATCTTAGTGCTTCAGCTAGACATTCATTCACAGTTTTAACCACAGCTTCCAACAGTTCTGATGTATTAGTGTTGGATAGTGTCTGAGCATCCTTTTCAGTTACGATTGAGACATTTTCACTCCCTAAACACTTCGACAATATCCAGCTGACAATTGTGTTCACACTCCAATCTGTATCACATTAATCATCCTCATAACTTGTGAGCACATGAAAACTAACCTCTTTACCAACCCTTAACATTTtacaatcaaatttttaaattaaattgagacacCACGCATAGAAAATGTATATGTGGTATCCAATTTAACAAGTTTTCAGTATAAACAAAGTCTTCCCTAACTCATTCTTAACCGCGATTATTTAACAATGATGGTTAGAACACAAAGCACTTGGTACATAATTTgtgtataaattaaaacaaaaatgttcaaCAAATTACACAGATTAAATAGGAAGATTCACCTGCAACTGTGAACGGTGAGTAGGGATGGTTGGTCTGAGAATTCGAAATCCATGTGTCTTGTAGTTTCTGACAGAGGAAGCATGACATCTGAACTGCTTTAACAGCAACATCTAACTCTCCGCAATGTTCCTCTGTTTCTTCTGAGACAAGAAAAACTTTTCGGTCCTCCTCCATCACAGGAGAAGAAAAACTTTGGTCAGATTTTGACACAGAAGCAATGTGGGTTTGGAGAGTGTTGGTGGGTTTATAGTATTGAGACATAAAGCAGGAATCTTTTGTTTGTGCATGGCTACATGTGAAGTTTTCACTTCTCTTCCCAAGTTTTAAGGTATGTGCCATGTTTGCACACAAAGTGGAACAATGTAAAGGCATGTGAAGTGCACAATTTCACCCTTTCTTAATTTGGTTATGTGACGTTTGATCTACCTACGAGAGTATTTATAGGACAATTTCACAAGCAAAACCAAAATTCAtcacttcttttttatatataattattaaagaaaagtaaattaaattaagatagGATCTTGTGTATTGATAATAGACATATCATGCTATTAAACAAGgagaaagaacaaaacaaaCGAAAAAACAGAAAGAACAAAGATAATGGACAAAGCTTGAAGTCATAAACCTATCATTTGTGAAGAAGACTAGCCTTTGTTATTCTTTGTACGTGATAAGGAATTTAATCTTACACAAAGATATAGTTTTTTTCCAAATGGATTAGATAAGAAAGgtaaattataatacataacTAGCAGTGagtgaaattaattttgtaatattaaattaaacttaaaatttattttttaatatcttaaacaatggattcaaattttataattcaaataagtTTATGTTAGAGAGTGAACTTTGACATCTCACTGATATTCCAGAATTCATTAAACATCTCTCatcacataaaattttattaaattaaaaaacaacataaagtatgaaaaaatcacaccaaattcatcatataaattatacttaatgaagaaaaaaatataactaaatactTGAGTTAAAACATAAACCACGTGTACTTTTCTATAATGAATTTTAgatgtataaaaatattattgttctatCTTGTAGACTTCAAAAACATTTGTAAAACAAGATGTATTAGAGAATAATTATCAGTGATCGAAATTCTCTGGAATACTTCTCTAAGTAGATTTTTGTAAGTTAGTACctgtaattaattattgatatagTCTAAGATGTTATATGCATTTAGATTAATCCACCATTACTTATTTTCCTTGTTTCAgcattttttattgataaaaagattaaaacaaatattctgAAGTTTATACAACACATAACTGTAATCACAATAATGggagaataattaatatttaaccaaatagacttgaagaacacaagaaaaaaataaagataaaaaggtGTGGAATAATGGATAAAATTTCAGGCCATATGTTTCTATAGTTcagtgtaaataaattttacacaatttttttttattgaatgtcTTTCTTAACTTTCTATTCCAGAAACATTACCATGAAtgtaaattaaaactttatcacaaatatcaattaattagtACCTTTAGCTACTATAACCTTATCATTGTCTTTCAAGTTTTGATTGAGCACTTGAGGCACtatattcttttaagaaaaaacttaaaataaataaataaatcccAAAATAAGATTCATtgtcaaaatcataaaaaagttcaaagagaaaaaaaattaaaatgtaaaatcgTATTTTGTAATTGATGATACGACCTTGAATCTTTAGTATCCTTATCCTCAACACTTcaaaaaagatgaaagataCTCCGAAATTCATTAACAGTGGCCAATAATTGTGAAATGTGTGTGACGTAATAAGTATGACAATAATGATGGTTTTTACAAGCTGcaattttttctcaaaaatttgctcacttaagttttatttttttcatcaatcaAAGTCCTCTTTTAAGAGAtagttttattataactttaatgAAATCGTGATTTAAGTtgctattcttttattttaaaccttttattgatgttattaattaaaaatactgcttatacattttaattataatagtatttttttaaaatcaggTATTTAATATTTCCAAGATGTCATtagttgtttaaaaatattacttttttattaaaatttgtcatttaGTCTTAAATTGATTGTGTGATTAAAGTAAATGTTGTCATATAATTTAgaagagtaaaataattttgaaataaaattgttcATGTATGaaatagagatggcaaataaatctattttcttgGGTATTGTTTGAACCTGTCTTCGTTTTGATGGGGAGGTCCGGTATTGACTGGATATGGGTATGAAAAATATTCTACTTTTTCGATTGGATATAGGGATGAGATGCACATATCCTTTATGTTCCTGTACCCGTCATAATACTTGTGCCCGTCACTCTCCGTCTCCGTCCccgttttattaaaatatttatagtctATTAAGTAatcttttattaaacaaatcTCCTCGATACAGTATATCCTCTTTACTCGGTGGGGATGTGGATgtgaaaattttttttaatatccattggGTTTATGTATGGggatggaaataatttttttttttaggatggGTATGGTATAGCAAAACTCGTCCCCGCCCCGatccgttgtcatccctagtaTGAAACCTATTTTTCCTACAAGGTATGATGGTATTCCAAGGCTGCTAGCTGAGATGTATTTTGTCTCCTAAATTAGATGTCCTTGTTTGATCTGGTTATAATGAGCCACGGGAAAGTAGGTATAATAGACATTCGCTTAAGTTCGTACTCATTTAAGTTCACATCCCGCTTAAATCTGAtttggaaaggaaaaaaaaattcttggatcaataattttgtgactttattaaaaaaatcatgtaaagtcATTAAATGACTATTTTCAGTTCGTTCACGTGTGATTGTCGATTgaccattttttaaaatgcgACGAAGGGTGAAGAACGCACATTGAACTTGATTTACCTAATCTGATGATAAATAAGGGGAATCTTTGAACTTTTCAACTGGTTCATATTAACATCAATTTCGTCCATACCTGTTtcaaattcatcatcatcaaatttAATTACAGGTTCCTATAAGGTGACCTCATTTATGATTTGCTTGATCTCttataaagtttattatatGACCCATGGTTGAGAACatttacttaatatcttttttgtttaaattaatttttaagaaatatttttatttttaaaaatatcttttaattttaaaaattaattattattttaggatTAAGAAATCaagatataataaatattttatattttatattcgattacaaatatatatatatatatatatatatatatatatatatatatatatatatatatatatatatatatatatatatatatatatatatatgaaaatatagatatataagatatattatatatagcTAAAATATATTTGGTCTTATATCTCAGATTCACCAAGCTTAGCCtagattagggatgtcaaaaaattCGTACCAGtcggtatccgcggataaaacctgcaatgggtaggaaacaGATATTAAAGATGGATATCCACTACCcacgggtatgggtatttttgatagTTGCATGTTAACGGGATGGAtacggatatcatagtatctgtatcCGTGGATActgtacccgctaaactttaattttttctaagctgcacatcttgtcttctgtcttTATTCTTCTAGCTTCAAGTATTGTTACATTGTCTTCTTCCAggtacaccccttgacattcttctctttcctttctttgaaattgagcatatacatcaaacccaTAGACACTAacatttatggtatgcttgttgtcaaatgatggaatcaaaataataatacttggcacgtggcaattgaagtttattatttgtttattttgtttattttttcaggaatcaattgGAAAAAGTGGGCttgttgatcaaagcactaattaaagaatttctactgtgttgaacgtcattttatatttacttttataattatttggatttatatgaacttgagtttatttgaactttatttaaaattatgacagtgatgtattttattttattttatttgaatttatgattaaatatttgtttattaaacaattttgtaaatacctgcgggtacccgtagatacccgcggatatgaaaaaaatgggcgggtacccacataacggatacccgacggatatgggtacgggtacgggacGAACATTTATCCAACGAGCAAGATACGAGGGAGCTACTATCCGTACCCTATccgtcccgttgacatccctagattAATGTATCCGGCCctataaaatacattaattaaatatggaacttaaaaaataaaattgctaCTAGATtacaacttttattaaaaaatagaaattatcaattaaataataattttaatactaaaaaataataatcaatgaggacttcttaactttttttaaaaagttatccattttataatttcgtaaaagaaattgcatctttttAAAGAACCGATAATGATGCACCCAATAATACATACCAAAAATCAAAAGTTAAGAATCTTAAAATGCATGAAATTGAAGCTTTAAGAGAAGTTATAATAGTGTGCTTTTAATGCATAACGAAATATGACTACGAAAGAGCGTTTTGTTGATTTGACAAAACTATTAATAGAATAAATGAGTTGTCAATTTTATATTACACTatgattcaaaatttcaatacaCATTAATTAATTCTATCTTTTGTCATATATGTTTTGATTATGCGCAattgttttaagaaaatttagtCTGTTAAGTCCTCTTCAAACATTTGgtcatgaaatttttttcttgtctaaaatcctaaaattatcAATTTCTGTTTGAATTGCTCACGATATTAAATTGATATCTATGGTTGGATTTACGTATGTTTTTTGAGTAATTTCTTGCCCTATGttctaatttaaaatcttaataattACTCTAATATGTATATACCATTGTGTGGTGTAAGATTTGAGTCATAGTGAGGTCATagtataaaataaacatatattcccaatctacttttataattcataactTCAATCATAACTCTATCTTATTAATCACCCTATCTTTAGCCGCAACCAGAAATATGACTAATCAGTGAGCCCATTGGGTCAATATTTGTGGCCCATGGCCCATCACAAATTGACAAAAGATAGAAGCTTTATAAAGGCTTCTCTATCTAAAACCAACATTTATGTGctttataaaccctaattaaacttttgttttaattaatgaatCGTAAAACAAACACATCATGAATACTAAATATGTTTGTCCTAGGTCTTGATTTAACAGCATTGTTGTTTGGCTATTGCGTGCACGAATAAGAGTCCGTTACGGAAAGCTAACAAAACTCATCTGATGCAACCATGCATAAGCATAATGAGTCTAcatttacaagtttttttttgtgttatctTCTATTgaggattaaaaatatattgtattaatattttaaatattttttaatatattttaaaatgttaacatTAATGGTAATCAATATATTATAGAGACACAGTAAAAAAAACAGCACAACAAAATCCAACACTAAAACCAAATTTAAGCACACATAATGACATTATGAGtttgaaaacacaaaaaataaaagtgaaaaaaaaaaccccaAAAAGATTCATAAGTCGAAGATTATGAAGTGGTGGTCCTTGGTGGCTTATAGTAACTTTGATGTGAAAAGCTTCTTATTTTTGATGACGTTAAGCATATGGAAGGGTGATATCATATTATCATCCCATTGCTGTATCTTTTCATGCAagttcttcttccttttttgccctgcaaaactaattttttattttattattctaaataAACAAGTTATCATAAAGATATATACACTTAAAAATAAAGTCTATTCATTAGGttttggaaaaatatatttggaaAAGGATGactttaactatttttataaaaaataactttttctttttatgaaagATCACTTTGTTGTGAAGAATTTATCTATAttagttcaagaaaaaatttattatgaggtgaaattttggaaagttcatgatttatatatttattaaaattattaaacctaattttttcattttcttttcagattagttttggtaaaataaaaaaatcaagacaaatttaaaagattttaagtTTAACCCAATCTTACACCATGggtttataaaataagatttacattcacttatataaaattagttttattgttggaagtcccacatcgactagaaataagactaattcacaatatataagttaGTGCAATTCTCATCTTATAAGCTGGTTTGTGGGGCTTGAGTTATGCTTAAATCCCACCCTTTGACATATTAGAGTACTTAGAGTCTCTATATTTAGAGTGTGCAAATACCTCAacttaatttaaagtatatatgtGTGGTTTTTGAATAAGAGGATATCAAAGTCTCTTATGatgaattcatattttaaaattttacatgtttGTTATCTTACTTGTTGgcttttgacttttatttttattttcatcttttgatccTAAAAAAGCAACTAATAACTTCGTGCCTTAGTAATTAAAATCGTCTTTCTTATGATAAGATTTTGAAATACACAATAAGAAGAATAAAGTATTGAATAACTTAATGTTTTTGCAAGcttttgtataaataaaagaCTATTACTCAACAATTATGGGACATATAAAATATGCTCTAATACAATAGGTcattctaatatatattattgaattt contains:
- the LOC114178406 gene encoding PAP-specific phosphatase HAL2-like — translated: MPLHCSTLCANMAHTLKLGKRSENFTCSHAQTKDSCFMSQYYKPTNTLQTHIASVSKSDQSFSSPVMEEDRKVFLVSEETEEHCGELDVAVKAVQMSCFLCQKLQDTWISNSQTNHPYSPFTVADWSVNTIVSWILSKCLGSENVSIVTEKDAQTLSNTNTSELLEAVVKTVNECLAEALRFGVEEPKSALGTSEVLEIINCSNSIGSPSGRFWALSPLDGKMGSACGDQYAVGLSLIEDGEVVVGVLGCPNYPMRKDWFSYHLSYQRMISMLTPPTSETWNKGCIIYAKRGSRKAWIQPLLHVNKKYVWPNQAKQVSVSSVDNLALATFCQPIEKANSSYTFTEGLAQSVGLSNQPLRVQNIMKYAAIACGHAEVFMKFARAGYKEKIWDHAAGSVIIQEAGGMVTDARGHPLDFSKGLNLESLDRGIVACAGTTLHEKIIDAVDASWVSSCL